In Leuconostoc kimchii IMSNU 11154, one genomic interval encodes:
- a CDS encoding teichoic acid D-Ala incorporation-associated protein DltX, with the protein MIKQFFQRPIINFISRALFYFVILLALIYLYSYSGVGEGHFIYNEF; encoded by the coding sequence GTGATTAAGCAATTTTTTCAGCGGCCGATAATCAATTTTATTAGTCGGGCGCTATTTTATTTTGTTATCTTGCTAGCGCTCATTTATCTTTACAGCTATTCAGGCGTGGGCGAAGGGCACTTTATTTATAATGAATTTTAA
- the dltA gene encoding D-alanine--poly(phosphoribitol) ligase subunit DltA: protein MTIENIIEAIDTIGQRQGDTVAYDELGKTQTYAQLKTASDRLAAFITQAQITDKAPIMVYGGQQVEMIVSFLGSAKSGHAYIPVDVNSASERLTDIIEIGKPALVIAVDDLPIEITQVPVIDRTQLDGIFNTPSDFDMTKPVRGDDNFYIIFTSGTTGKPKGVQISHNNLLSFANWMLGEDFGWGLGNNVLSQPPYSFDLSVMDWVPTLLSQGTLKALPKAAADDFKTLFKTLPGLHLNKWVSTPSFADVALLDPEFTQENLPALNAFFFCGEVLTTTTAQKLIDRFPEAKIYNTYGPTEATVAVTGLPITKETIANNDKMPIGFVKSDTEIIIQDADGIVVADGQAGEIVIAGPSVSKGYLNNPEKTAAAFTIVNGQNAYKTGDLALRDAGGLLHYKGRSDFQIKLHGFRIELEEVAQQLQQSQWVDQAVAVPRYDADGKVKQLIAILVAKSNHFEKPILLTNAIKADLQNIMMPYMIPSRFMYRDALPLTANGKIDLKGLISEVNGHA from the coding sequence ATGACTATTGAAAATATCATAGAAGCAATCGACACAATTGGTCAAAGACAAGGTGACACAGTTGCTTATGATGAATTGGGAAAAACACAAACTTATGCACAGCTCAAAACGGCATCGGATCGTCTAGCCGCTTTTATAACACAGGCACAAATTACTGATAAAGCACCAATCATGGTTTATGGTGGGCAACAAGTCGAAATGATTGTTAGCTTCTTAGGTAGTGCTAAATCAGGGCACGCCTATATACCAGTTGATGTTAATTCAGCATCTGAGCGCTTGACTGACATTATTGAAATTGGTAAGCCGGCTTTAGTGATTGCCGTAGATGATTTGCCAATTGAAATTACGCAAGTGCCAGTCATTGACCGGACACAACTTGATGGCATTTTTAACACACCATCTGATTTTGATATGACAAAACCAGTTCGTGGGGATGATAATTTCTATATTATCTTTACATCTGGAACAACAGGTAAACCAAAAGGTGTGCAAATTTCGCATAATAATCTCTTGAGTTTTGCTAATTGGATGTTGGGCGAAGACTTTGGCTGGGGATTAGGCAACAATGTTTTGTCACAACCACCTTATTCGTTTGACTTGTCAGTGATGGATTGGGTACCAACGCTATTATCACAAGGGACATTAAAAGCATTACCAAAAGCGGCTGCTGATGATTTTAAAACCTTATTTAAAACATTACCTGGCCTCCACTTGAATAAGTGGGTATCGACACCATCTTTTGCCGATGTGGCGCTACTTGATCCAGAATTTACGCAAGAAAATCTTCCTGCTTTGAATGCTTTTTTCTTTTGTGGCGAAGTTTTGACGACAACAACAGCGCAAAAACTGATTGATCGTTTTCCAGAAGCAAAAATCTATAATACTTATGGTCCAACAGAGGCGACTGTTGCAGTGACTGGGTTGCCTATTACGAAAGAAACTATTGCAAATAACGACAAAATGCCTATTGGCTTTGTGAAATCGGATACTGAAATCATTATACAAGATGCTGATGGTATTGTCGTAGCTGATGGTCAAGCGGGTGAAATTGTGATTGCTGGTCCGTCTGTATCCAAAGGTTATTTAAACAATCCTGAGAAAACAGCAGCAGCTTTTACAATAGTTAACGGGCAAAATGCTTATAAAACAGGCGATTTAGCTTTACGTGATGCTGGTGGTTTATTGCACTATAAAGGACGCAGCGATTTCCAAATCAAATTACACGGATTCCGTATTGAACTAGAAGAGGTTGCCCAACAATTGCAACAAAGCCAATGGGTTGACCAAGCAGTTGCTGTACCAAGGTATGATGCTGATGGTAAGGTAAAGCAACTGATAGCCATTCTAGTAGCTAAAAGTAATCACTTTGAGAAGCCGATTTTATTAACAAATGCAATTAAAGCTGATCTTCAAAACATTATGATGCCTTATATGATACCAAGTAGGTTTATGTACAGAGATGCGTTGCCACTGACCGCTAATGGTAAGATTGATCTTAAAGGATTGATTTCAGAGGTAAATGGTCATGCTTAA
- the dltB gene encoding D-alanyl-lipoteichoic acid biosynthesis protein DltB codes for MLNLQPYADPKYFVILLLALLPIAIGLYFGKRLNWYEVVVSLVFIFLMFDGEKYHEGFALVGYMIWQWLLVWAYTLYRKKANGTVVFYIATFLSILPLILVKVAPVANWTHVTSLLGFLGISYLTFRSVAMILETRDGSIKEFNPWLFLRFMLFMPTISSGPIDRYRRFVKDITTVPDRQKYTGMLEKAVWYFFLGFLYKFVISYILGTVLLPQVESLATLSASVHHGWTWWLVPVMYTYGFNLFFDFAGYSLFAVATSYVMGVELPMNFNKPFLSKNLKDFWNRWHISLSFWFRDYIFMRLVFLIMKKKWIKNRVTTSNVAYIANMLIMGFWHGLHWYYIAYGLFHGVGMAINDAWLRYKKKHHVPHNKFTEALAIFITFNVVMVSFLLFSGFLDTLWFK; via the coding sequence ATGCTTAATTTACAGCCTTACGCGGATCCAAAGTATTTTGTGATTTTGCTACTAGCCTTATTACCAATTGCTATTGGATTATACTTTGGTAAGCGATTAAATTGGTATGAAGTTGTTGTGTCATTAGTTTTTATCTTTCTGATGTTTGATGGTGAAAAATATCATGAGGGATTTGCACTTGTTGGTTATATGATTTGGCAATGGTTGCTTGTCTGGGCTTACACGCTTTACCGAAAAAAGGCAAATGGTACAGTTGTTTTTTACATTGCAACTTTTTTATCAATTTTACCGCTGATATTAGTTAAAGTAGCACCGGTCGCAAATTGGACGCATGTGACCTCGTTACTAGGATTTCTGGGTATCTCTTACTTGACATTCCGTTCAGTGGCAATGATACTGGAAACACGGGATGGATCAATTAAAGAATTTAACCCTTGGTTATTCTTGCGTTTTATGCTTTTCATGCCTACAATATCATCAGGACCAATTGATCGTTATCGGCGTTTTGTTAAAGATATAACAACAGTGCCAGATCGTCAAAAATATACTGGGATGCTAGAAAAAGCAGTATGGTATTTTTTTCTTGGGTTCTTGTACAAGTTCGTTATATCGTATATCTTGGGAACAGTGCTGCTACCCCAGGTGGAGAGTTTAGCTACTTTATCAGCCAGCGTTCATCATGGTTGGACTTGGTGGCTTGTACCAGTCATGTATACATATGGCTTTAATTTGTTTTTTGATTTTGCTGGTTATTCATTATTTGCTGTTGCAACAAGTTATGTGATGGGCGTTGAGTTACCAATGAACTTTAACAAACCATTCTTATCCAAAAACCTGAAAGACTTTTGGAATCGTTGGCATATCTCATTATCATTTTGGTTCCGAGACTATATTTTTATGAGATTAGTATTTTTAATCATGAAAAAGAAGTGGATTAAAAATCGCGTGACAACATCGAATGTTGCTTATATTGCAAACATGCTCATCATGGGATTCTGGCATGGATTACATTGGTATTATATTGCTTATGGCTTATTCCATGGTGTTGGTATGGCGATTAATGATGCCTGGCTGCGTTATAAAAAGAAACATCATGTCCCACATAACAAGTTTACAGAAGCACTTGCAATCTTTATAACATTTAACGTTGTTATGGTCAGTTTCTTGTTGTTCAGCGGATTTTTGGATACACTATGGTTTAAGTAA